A window of the Cynocephalus volans isolate mCynVol1 chromosome 10, mCynVol1.pri, whole genome shotgun sequence genome harbors these coding sequences:
- the CIBAR2 gene encoding CBY1-interacting BAR domain-containing protein 2 — MNIVLSRDSGVRVMENTVTNAEKYFGQFCSLLAAYTRKTARLRDKADQLVKQLIDFANTENPELRATMRDLAEHLAKVQDYRQAEVERLETKVISPLKFYGTQIKQTRAEIKKFKHIQNNEIKQLEKLEKLRQKSPSDRQMISQAETSVQRASVDASRTTHQLEETVDAFQKQKLKDLQKIFSDFVTIEMVFHAKAVEVYSSAFQTLENYDLERDLQDFRDKMRGVYGHHDTRPLTNTNPSASVPWSFASQSAQSTVQSQRKEEEVSEDDSSEEALVEDLTGQGQGLHK; from the exons ATGAACATTGTTCTCTCCAG GGACAGCGGGGTGAGGGTGATGGAGAACACAGTGACCAATGCCGAGAAGTACTTCGGGCAGTTCTGCTCGCTGCTGGCCGCCTATACGCGTAAGACGGCCCGGCTGCGGGACAAGGCGGACCAGCTGGTCAAGCAGCTCATTGACTTTGCCAACACTGAGAACCCCGAGCTGCGGGCCACCATGAGGGACTTGGCTGAGCACCTGGCCAAAGTGCAGGACTATCGGCAGGCTGAG GTCGAGAGGCTGGAGACCAAGGTCATCAGCCCCCTGAAGTTCTATGGGACACAGATAAAGCAGACTCGG gCTGAGATCAAGAAATTCAAACACATCCAAAACAATGAGATCAAACAGCTGGAAaagctggagaaactgaggcagaagtcACCCTCAGATCGGCAAATGATC TCCCAG GCAGAGACCAGCGTGCAGAGGGCCTCAGTGGACGCCAGCCGCACCACCCACCAGCTGGAGGAGACAGTGGACGCCTTCCAGAAGCAGAAGCTGAAGGACCTCCAG AAAATTTTTTCGGACTTTGTAACCATTGAGATGGTCTTCCATGCCAAGGCGGTGGAGGTGTATTCCAGCGCCTTCCAGACCCTGGAGAACTACGACCTGGAGAGAGATCTGCAG GATTTTAGAGACAAGATGAGAGGAGTTTATGGGCATCACGACACTCGGCCACTCACTAATACCAACCCCTCTGCATCTGTCCCGTGGTCATTCGCCAGCCAG AGTGCTCAGAGCACCGTTCAGAGCcagagaaaagaggaggaggTGAGTGAGGACGACTCAAGCGAGGAGGCCCTGGTAGAGGATCTCACAGGACAGGGGCAGGGACTCCATAAGTAG